From the Desulfovibrio sp. JY genome, one window contains:
- a CDS encoding GTP-binding protein: MRSIPVTVLTGFLGAGKTTLLNRVLSENHGRHFAVIVNEFGEIGIDNELVVSSDEEIYLMNNGCICCSVRGDLIRVLSGLARRRGAFDAVLLETTGLADPAAIIQTFAMDEDTRDAFTLDSVTTVVDAVHFPRHVAENRQALEQVVYADLVICNKADLIDDAAIKDIEATVRRLNDTAEIVAAVRCDLPIAKLLDRKAFDIGRMLFGNPALAAAPGHVHTHEHDHGIQSMSFTLDTPLDPEKLGTFLADLLREHGQDIYRCKGIMDVAGTSQRFIFQGVHMYLETAWGAPWKDEEAHTSKAVFIGRGLDRDLVEKGLAASAAKGGAA; encoded by the coding sequence ATGCGTTCCATACCCGTCACGGTCCTGACCGGCTTTCTCGGCGCCGGCAAAACCACCCTGCTCAACCGGGTGCTTTCCGAAAACCACGGTCGCCATTTCGCGGTCATCGTCAACGAATTCGGTGAAATCGGCATCGACAACGAGCTGGTCGTCTCCTCCGACGAGGAGATCTACCTCATGAACAACGGCTGCATCTGCTGCTCGGTGCGCGGCGACCTGATCCGGGTGCTCTCCGGGTTGGCCAGACGCCGGGGGGCCTTCGACGCCGTGCTTTTGGAAACTACCGGCCTGGCCGATCCCGCCGCCATCATCCAGACCTTCGCCATGGACGAGGACACCCGGGATGCCTTCACCCTCGACTCCGTGACCACCGTCGTGGACGCGGTCCATTTTCCGCGCCATGTGGCCGAGAACAGGCAGGCCCTGGAACAGGTCGTCTATGCCGACCTCGTCATCTGCAACAAGGCCGACCTAATCGACGACGCGGCCATCAAGGACATCGAGGCCACGGTGCGGCGGCTTAACGACACGGCCGAGATCGTGGCCGCCGTGCGCTGCGACCTACCCATCGCCAAGCTTCTCGACCGCAAGGCCTTCGATATCGGCCGCATGCTTTTCGGCAATCCGGCCCTGGCCGCCGCGCCCGGGCATGTCCATACCCACGAGCACGACCACGGCATTCAGAGCATGAGCTTCACCCTTGACACCCCGCTCGACCCCGAAAAGCTCGGAACCTTCCTGGCCGACCTGCTGCGGGAGCACGGCCAGGACATCTACCGCTGCAAGGGCATCATGGATGTGGCCGGCACCAGCCAGCGTTTCATTTTCCAGGGGGTGCACATGTACCTGGAGACCGCCTGGGGCGCGCCCTGGAAGGATGAGGAGGCGCACACGAGCAAGGCCGTGTTCATCGGCCGGGGGCTCGACCGGGATCTGGTGGAAAAGGGGCTGGCCGCCAGCGCGGCCAAAGGGGGCGCGGCATGA
- a CDS encoding WD40 repeat domain-containing protein: MSFAPDAELPGLQRTDFGAYVAACAVSPDGSVAAFALGDGRLALAAVATGETAFVAAHSGATACLAATPLGFMTGGDDGRVALIDVSGRTRELAAFPGQWIEHVAASRDGRVLAAACGKQVVLFAPDTLAPTQLSPLPSAIGGLAVSPDGRTLAATHYGGVTVYAPPRPDCPGNTFDGPGSNLVVVFSRDGAKMACATQDKSVRVYDLDRAAGYLLEGYPAKVRCLEFSLEGDLLWTGGEQAFVAWPVDAAASPADREATVFGAFEHGLLGSLAVHPALPLVAGGFDGGVVFLGSPERKAAAPLFAISNRRVTCLAWSPDGRRLVGGGDDGAAFYMDMAG, from the coding sequence ATGAGCTTTGCGCCCGATGCCGAACTGCCGGGACTGCAACGGACCGATTTCGGGGCCTATGTCGCGGCTTGCGCCGTCAGCCCCGACGGGTCCGTGGCCGCCTTCGCCCTGGGCGACGGACGGTTGGCCCTTGCCGCCGTGGCCACGGGCGAGACAGCCTTTGTCGCGGCCCATTCCGGCGCGACGGCGTGTCTGGCCGCAACGCCTCTGGGGTTTATGACCGGCGGCGATGACGGCCGGGTCGCCCTGATCGACGTGTCCGGCCGGACGCGGGAACTGGCCGCCTTTCCCGGGCAGTGGATCGAACACGTGGCCGCCAGCCGCGATGGACGCGTCCTGGCTGCCGCCTGCGGCAAACAGGTCGTGCTCTTTGCTCCCGACACCCTGGCCCCGACCCAGCTGTCGCCGCTGCCAAGCGCCATCGGGGGGCTGGCCGTCAGCCCCGACGGCCGGACCCTGGCCGCGACCCACTACGGCGGCGTCACGGTCTACGCCCCGCCCCGTCCGGACTGCCCGGGCAACACCTTTGACGGCCCGGGTTCGAATCTGGTCGTGGTCTTTTCCAGGGACGGGGCCAAGATGGCCTGCGCCACCCAGGACAAGAGCGTGCGCGTCTACGACCTGGACCGGGCGGCGGGGTACCTGCTGGAAGGCTATCCGGCCAAGGTGCGCTGTCTGGAATTTTCCCTGGAAGGCGATCTGCTGTGGACCGGCGGCGAGCAGGCCTTCGTCGCCTGGCCGGTGGATGCGGCCGCTTCCCCGGCGGACCGGGAAGCCACCGTGTTCGGGGCCTTCGAGCACGGGCTCCTGGGGAGCCTGGCCGTGCATCCCGCGCTGCCGCTGGTGGCCGGCGGTTTCGACGGCGGCGTGGTGTTTCTCGGCAGCCCCGAGCGCAAGGCCGCTGCCCCTCTTTTCGCCATCTCCAACCGCCGGGTCACCTGCCTCGCCTGGTCGCCCGACGGCCGGCGACTCGTCGGCGGCGGCGACGACGGCGCGGCGTTCTATATGGATATGGCGGGGTAG
- a CDS encoding PAS domain S-box protein encodes MEYCDADGPDEALQGLGPLYVKAPVMLHSVDAAGRLLAVNDRWLENLGYTRKEVIGRSLGDFLTEASKAEFARNLPMFLREGQISEFPYTMLSKNGRTIDILLSSVGEYDGEGSFVRSLAAIEDITMRREAEQALAASEELFRMAFESASEGLCILSPEGHFLRVNEAFCEFMGYPAEVLTTMEVLELTHPDDRVSSTRLMARAVSGEAEHFRFEKRYFHASGRVIWGRVSARLVRDAAGAPRCIISHVLDVTESRRNSGQIALHTKTLEVLLRLGRMREAGLSQLGTYALSQAVALTGSADGLIALYEPVRETFRLLAAHPGALSAFGMPPGAQSFDPRSIKLFSTAWLSRQPVMANTPPSAPDAQSLPWRSLVVPVEGEGDNRLLIVVIDKDEPYDEADVHRLILLGEGVLGHVKDRARERDLERARKQAEAASQAKSGFLANMSHEIRTPLSGIIGLTQMTLSQSPRPEVREHLELILDSSRSLLAIVNDILDFSKIEAGKMEFSPVDFDLREILDRTMKPFHFSSRQKGLRLSSRISPGVPEVLHGDPDRIMQVVRNLVGNALKFTDQGEIAVAFRLLRPGDPMLVECAVRDTGIGIPEDRLPELFQVFSQLESSRTKRYGGTGLGLAISRRLVEMMGGTIGVRSRPGQGSIFSFTVSLRPAQEECSDSGGSRSEASSGGFAGLTVLLAEDNQVNRLFLKHFLSEAGCEVRLAGSGGEALAQLQNGPVDLVLMDIQMPEMDGTEATRRIRDGEAGEANKGLPVVALTAYSMKGDRERFLSAGLDDYVSKPVDVDELFMVMRRVLDRRGGLPAQLIASDSPMDMAYYEERGKSTFAREICRMFLDESPRTEASLAAAIRTGDWQRAGEAAHALLGMSVPLRAGGLVDRARRLQEVCLAGDAAGCREAGRYILDELEKVRAAIRDMLQ; translated from the coding sequence ATGGAATACTGTGACGCCGACGGTCCGGACGAGGCTTTGCAAGGGCTTGGGCCGCTCTATGTGAAGGCGCCGGTCATGCTCCACTCCGTCGATGCGGCCGGACGCCTGCTCGCCGTCAACGACCGATGGCTGGAAAACCTGGGCTACACCCGCAAGGAGGTCATCGGACGATCCCTTGGCGATTTTCTCACCGAGGCATCCAAAGCCGAATTTGCGCGCAATCTGCCGATGTTCCTGCGCGAGGGACAAATCTCGGAATTTCCCTATACCATGCTGTCCAAAAATGGGCGGACCATTGACATCCTGCTGTCGTCCGTGGGCGAGTACGATGGCGAAGGGAGCTTCGTGCGGTCGCTTGCGGCCATCGAGGACATCACCATGCGGCGCGAGGCCGAGCAGGCTCTGGCCGCCAGCGAGGAGCTGTTCCGCATGGCCTTCGAGAGCGCCAGCGAGGGGCTCTGCATCCTTTCACCCGAGGGTCATTTTTTACGGGTCAACGAGGCCTTTTGCGAGTTTATGGGCTATCCGGCCGAGGTTCTGACAACCATGGAGGTTCTCGAACTGACGCATCCCGACGACCGTGTGAGCAGTACGCGCCTCATGGCCCGGGCCGTCTCCGGGGAAGCCGAACACTTTCGTTTCGAGAAGCGGTATTTCCACGCCTCGGGACGCGTGATATGGGGACGCGTTTCGGCCCGTCTGGTGCGCGATGCCGCCGGCGCGCCGCGATGCATCATTTCCCATGTCCTGGATGTGACCGAGTCCCGGCGCAACTCCGGGCAGATCGCCCTGCACACCAAGACCCTTGAGGTCCTTTTGCGCCTTGGCCGCATGCGCGAGGCCGGGCTGTCCCAACTCGGCACCTATGCCTTGTCCCAGGCCGTGGCCCTGACCGGTAGCGCCGATGGGCTGATCGCCCTGTACGAACCGGTGCGGGAGACCTTTCGGCTCCTGGCCGCCCACCCCGGGGCGCTCTCCGCCTTCGGCATGCCGCCCGGCGCACAGTCCTTCGACCCCCGCAGCATCAAACTGTTTTCCACCGCCTGGCTGTCACGGCAGCCCGTGATGGCCAATACGCCGCCGAGCGCTCCGGATGCGCAGAGCTTGCCCTGGCGCTCCCTGGTCGTGCCGGTGGAGGGCGAGGGCGACAACCGGCTGCTCATCGTGGTCATCGACAAGGACGAGCCCTACGACGAGGCCGACGTGCATCGCCTGATACTGCTTGGCGAAGGGGTGCTCGGGCACGTCAAGGACCGGGCCCGGGAGCGCGACCTGGAGCGGGCCAGGAAGCAGGCCGAGGCGGCAAGTCAGGCCAAAAGCGGCTTTCTGGCCAACATGAGCCACGAGATACGCACCCCGCTGTCGGGCATCATCGGTCTGACCCAGATGACGCTGAGCCAAAGTCCCAGGCCGGAGGTCCGCGAACACCTGGAACTCATTCTCGATTCCTCGCGGTCCCTGCTCGCCATCGTCAACGATATCCTGGACTTTTCCAAGATCGAAGCCGGCAAGATGGAATTTTCGCCGGTGGATTTCGACCTGCGCGAGATACTCGACCGGACCATGAAGCCGTTTCATTTTTCGTCCCGGCAAAAGGGGCTACGCCTTTCCTCGCGCATCTCCCCGGGGGTGCCGGAGGTGCTCCACGGCGACCCGGACAGGATCATGCAGGTGGTGCGCAACCTCGTCGGCAATGCGCTGAAGTTTACGGACCAGGGCGAGATTGCCGTGGCGTTTCGGTTGTTGCGGCCCGGGGACCCCATGCTGGTCGAATGCGCGGTGCGCGACACGGGCATCGGTATTCCGGAGGACCGTCTTCCCGAACTCTTCCAGGTTTTTTCGCAGCTGGAGTCGTCGCGGACCAAGCGTTACGGCGGCACGGGACTGGGGCTGGCCATCAGCCGGCGGCTGGTGGAGATGATGGGCGGCACCATCGGGGTCCGCAGCCGTCCCGGGCAGGGCAGCATTTTTTCCTTTACCGTTTCGCTGCGGCCCGCCCAGGAGGAATGCTCCGACAGCGGCGGGTCGCGGTCCGAAGCCTCGAGCGGCGGCTTTGCCGGGCTTACGGTGCTTCTGGCCGAGGACAACCAGGTCAACCGGCTTTTTCTCAAGCATTTCCTGAGCGAAGCCGGTTGCGAGGTGCGGCTGGCCGGATCGGGCGGGGAGGCTCTGGCCCAGTTGCAAAACGGGCCGGTCGATCTGGTGCTCATGGACATCCAGATGCCGGAGATGGACGGGACCGAGGCGACCCGGCGCATCCGGGACGGCGAGGCGGGCGAGGCGAACAAGGGCCTGCCGGTGGTGGCGCTTACCGCCTACAGCATGAAAGGGGACCGGGAGCGGTTTCTTTCGGCCGGGCTCGACGATTACGTGTCCAAGCCGGTGGACGTGGACGAACTTTTCATGGTCATGCGCCGGGTGCTGGACCGGCGGGGAGGGCTGCCGGCCCAGCTCATCGCTTCGGACTCGCCCATGGACATGGCCTATTACGAGGAGCGGGGCAAAAGCACTTTTGCCCGGGAAATCTGCCGCATGTTTCTGGACGAAAGCCCGCGGACCGAGGCGTCCCTGGCCGCGGCGATCCGGACCGGGGATTGGCAGCGGGCCGGGGAGGCCGCCCATGCCCTGCTTGGCATGTCCGTCCCCCTGCGGGCGGGAGGGCTGGTCGACCGGGCGCGACGGTTGCAGGAAGTCTGTCTGGCCGGTGATGCCGCCGGCTGTCGCGAGGCCGGCAGGTACATCCTCGACGAGCTGGAAAAGGTGCGGGCCGCCATCCGCGACATGTTGCAGTGA
- a CDS encoding NAD(P)/FAD-dependent oxidoreductase, with protein sequence MKRIQCLIIGAGPAGLSAAIYTARAGMDTIVAGCEPKIAGDYEIDNYFGFPETISGRELIKRGVRQAERFGARIVCERALSVHMTEDGAFQAKTDKDEYEAQALIIAAGVTRVRPGIANLADYEGKGVSYCVSCDGFFYRGRKVLVVGEGNYAANQALELTNFTKDVTVYTQGKEPAMGNGFAAKLEAAGIVVTTDKIVRLSGEPAMAAAVLEDGREMAADGLFVAMGQASALDFAKTLGVASRGAFLEADHEQKTNIPGVFAAGDCVGHFMQISVAVGEGAKAGRAAIAHIKERVGQA encoded by the coding sequence ATGAAACGCATCCAGTGCCTGATCATCGGCGCGGGCCCCGCCGGACTTTCCGCCGCCATCTACACGGCCCGGGCCGGCATGGATACCATCGTCGCCGGCTGCGAGCCCAAAATCGCTGGCGATTACGAGATCGACAACTATTTCGGCTTTCCCGAGACCATTTCCGGACGCGAGCTGATCAAACGGGGCGTGCGCCAGGCGGAGCGCTTCGGCGCGCGCATCGTGTGCGAACGCGCGCTTTCCGTCCACATGACCGAGGACGGCGCCTTTCAGGCCAAGACCGACAAGGACGAATACGAAGCCCAGGCCCTGATCATCGCCGCCGGCGTCACCCGGGTGCGTCCCGGCATCGCCAACCTCGCCGACTACGAGGGCAAGGGCGTCTCGTATTGCGTCAGCTGCGACGGCTTTTTCTACCGGGGCCGCAAGGTGCTCGTGGTCGGCGAGGGCAACTATGCCGCCAACCAGGCTTTGGAACTGACCAACTTCACCAAGGACGTCACTGTCTATACCCAGGGCAAGGAGCCGGCGATGGGCAATGGATTCGCGGCCAAGCTGGAAGCCGCCGGCATCGTGGTGACCACCGACAAGATCGTGCGCCTCTCCGGCGAGCCGGCCATGGCCGCCGCCGTGCTGGAAGACGGCCGGGAAATGGCCGCCGACGGCCTGTTCGTGGCCATGGGCCAGGCCTCGGCTCTGGATTTCGCCAAGACCCTGGGCGTGGCCTCCCGGGGGGCCTTCCTGGAGGCGGACCACGAGCAAAAGACCAATATCCCCGGCGTGTTCGCGGCCGGCGATTGCGTGGGGCATTTCATGCAGATCAGCGTGGCCGTGGGCGAAGGGGCCAAGGCCGGGCGGGCGGCCATCGCCCATATCAAGGAACGCGTCGGCCAGGCCTGA
- a CDS encoding Nif3-like dinuclear metal center hexameric protein, whose amino-acid sequence MRVNDLIGVIERTAVPARAASWDRSGVQIAGTLADCDKLAVALDPTLSMVGEALAWGAQVILTHHPLTLSPRLPDRVDDYHRLLALVLGAKAWLYAAHTSLDTAVDGPPAWLADALDLTDRRILEPAGTEPHWQARWRAAPGKDVARALSALPGVTAHPCVGQVEAVFPARERERVEEALAAVCPEATLISLVALAAPAAAYGYGLVGKLPAPTTLSELETRLAALLPRRFFIVAGDPPPVIASLAYCPGSGADMAPRAFAAGADVYLTGDLKYHQAQSVPPGKCVVDVGHFSLEEVMMRRFADDLAATLGETGPTVRFFSGKDPFSAHVLDGALPSRTE is encoded by the coding sequence ATGCGCGTTAACGATCTGATCGGGGTTATCGAGCGCACGGCCGTCCCGGCCCGCGCCGCCAGTTGGGACCGCTCCGGCGTGCAGATCGCCGGAACCCTTGCCGACTGCGACAAGCTGGCCGTGGCCCTGGACCCCACGCTTTCCATGGTCGGGGAAGCGCTGGCCTGGGGCGCGCAGGTCATCCTCACCCACCATCCCCTCACCCTTTCCCCGCGCCTGCCCGACCGCGTGGACGACTATCACCGCCTGCTCGCCCTGGTGCTCGGGGCCAAAGCTTGGCTCTACGCCGCTCACACCTCCCTGGACACTGCCGTGGACGGGCCGCCCGCCTGGCTGGCCGACGCGCTCGATCTGACCGACCGCCGCATCCTGGAGCCGGCCGGAACCGAGCCGCACTGGCAGGCACGCTGGCGCGCCGCGCCGGGCAAGGACGTCGCCCGGGCCCTTTCCGCCCTCCCCGGCGTCACGGCCCATCCCTGCGTCGGACAGGTGGAGGCGGTTTTCCCGGCCCGGGAGCGCGAGCGCGTGGAAGAGGCCCTGGCGGCCGTGTGCCCCGAGGCAACCCTCATCTCCCTGGTCGCCCTGGCCGCACCGGCTGCGGCCTACGGCTACGGACTGGTCGGAAAACTGCCCGCTCCGACCACGCTTTCGGAACTCGAAACACGGCTGGCCGCGCTGTTGCCCAGACGTTTTTTCATTGTTGCCGGCGATCCGCCCCCGGTCATCGCCAGCCTGGCTTATTGTCCGGGGTCGGGCGCTGACATGGCCCCGAGGGCTTTTGCCGCCGGTGCCGACGTCTACCTCACCGGCGACCTCAAATACCATCAGGCCCAATCCGTTCCGCCGGGCAAATGTGTCGTCGATGTCGGCCACTTTTCCCTGGAGGAAGTCATGATGCGCCGGTTCGCCGACGATCTGGCCGCGACCCTGGGCGAGACCGGCCCGACTGTCCGCTTTTTTTCCGGAAAGGACCCTTTTTCAGCGCATGTCCTGGATGGGGCCCTGCCCTCCCGGACCGAATAA
- a CDS encoding YrhK family protein, with the protein MPHMFANRIRLYDLTKDKANLQAQFRWETFNAVLYKLGGLVFIAGSILFFPRFEAYQDIGAWIFFAGSLLYLVVTVHDIIEVWRHWHQSRHHGIFDVFEWLAASSYLWGTILFTVGSIFFLSRVGLPKAGAWCFVVGSLLFVLGACINVLRIVSSKNLVTLQLMNLTAVSFVIGSVLFTVASIPYLWNFKTGHDKEILFSFLAWQYLVGSTFFLLGGVFNYWRAYVLLRQATLHRGKAA; encoded by the coding sequence ATGCCTCATATGTTTGCCAATCGTATCAGACTGTACGATTTGACCAAAGACAAGGCCAATCTTCAGGCGCAATTTCGCTGGGAAACCTTCAATGCCGTTCTCTACAAACTGGGTGGGTTGGTGTTCATCGCCGGCAGTATACTGTTTTTCCCGAGGTTCGAAGCGTATCAGGACATCGGGGCCTGGATATTTTTCGCCGGATCCCTGCTGTACCTCGTCGTCACGGTCCATGACATCATCGAGGTTTGGCGTCATTGGCATCAGTCCAGGCATCATGGCATATTCGATGTCTTCGAATGGCTGGCCGCTTCCAGTTATTTGTGGGGAACAATCCTTTTTACCGTCGGCAGCATCTTTTTCCTTTCCCGTGTCGGGCTGCCCAAGGCAGGGGCCTGGTGCTTCGTTGTCGGCAGCCTGCTTTTCGTCCTTGGCGCATGCATCAACGTATTGCGGATTGTCTCCTCGAAAAATCTGGTCACGCTGCAACTGATGAACCTCACGGCCGTGAGTTTCGTGATCGGTTCCGTACTTTTTACAGTGGCCTCGATACCCTATTTATGGAACTTCAAGACTGGGCACGACAAGGAGATACTTTTCTCGTTTCTTGCCTGGCAGTATCTCGTGGGAAGTACGTTTTTCTTGTTGGGCGGGGTGTTCAACTATTGGCGCGCGTATGTTTTGCTGCGCCAAGCCACGCTCCATCGCGGCAAAGCGGCCTGA